Proteins from a single region of Sphaerochaeta globosa str. Buddy:
- the dnaE gene encoding DNA polymerase III subunit alpha, giving the protein MSELETEITTQQSRFVHLHNHTDFSLLDGAAPIGRYMAKAKSLGMTSLAITDHGNMFGALRFYNAARDAGIKPIIGCEFYCNPAGHTERPAPGGRKPNQYHLILLAINEKGYHNLMELNSLSYTQGFYFKPRIDDELLVKYNEGVICLSACLGGEILQHLLNDQYEKAKERALWFSSVFDDGRYYLEMQDHNLPDQKRTNPLLKQLSEETGIPLVCTNDIHYIEKDDANAQDLLLCVGTNSKKNDPDRMRFPNQEFYMKSEEQMASIFSWCPEALENTGKIADRCNLEIHLPGPLLPDFEVPQGFEGPAHYLRHLSHEGLKKRYSVVTEELTKRLDYELDVIIKMKFEGYFLIVMDYIQWAKKHDIPVGPGRGSGAGSLVAYSIDITDVDPIKYNLLFERFLNPERVSMPDFDIDFCFERRQEVINYVTEHYGTERVAQIATFGTLKAKAVVKDVARVLDIPFDESNNICKLIPDDPKMTLAKAFEQNKELVELEQKGGIYAELFDAARRLEGLNRHTSTHAAGVVIGKEELVNYVPLYRDAKTGAISTQYTMDLIEECGLVKMDFLGLKTLTLIKHTEDLIHKKDPKFTSTAIDEKDPKTFEMLCRGDSTAVFQFESQGMQNILKEAKPSNIEDLVALNALYRPGPMAYIPQFVNCKLGRQPITYANPELEEELKTTYGVIVYQEQVMKVAQIIAGYSLGGADILRRIMGKKKVAALEKEKVKFIAGAKALGRSEQHAAEIFEMLEPFAGYGFNKSHAVAYSVVAYQTAFLKANYPAEFWAANLTNEMGSPDKFSEYLQVAKDQGLEILPPSVNYSDKHFSVVNGKIVYGLAGIKNVGEGVVELLVSEREAHGPYKDLLDFLTRLDAKAMNTKLLESLIKAGAFDTLGTNRPTLLENLGDAITYVQKRKEATAFGQISLFDDETEASMETFTMKPAEDWKLPEKLEMEKGLLGFYISGHPLDAFSQAINQRVTANTAHLENVAFNRPTNIIAMVSSIRPFTTQKGGIMAFLQLTDRNATFDATLFPKTFEQYRDLLHVDGIYGFVGKFDNSRGNDKISYLIEQIFEDPNQLAPIAVSRCHIELEKSFCSTEHISHLRDTCLSYGGNCSVMLHFRMEGESMPITVECGREFSVRYCNEIEETVKENPSVLNIWFD; this is encoded by the coding sequence ATGTCTGAGCTTGAGACCGAGATCACCACACAGCAGAGCAGGTTCGTCCATCTGCATAATCATACCGACTTCTCCCTCCTCGATGGGGCCGCCCCTATCGGCCGTTACATGGCAAAGGCGAAGAGCCTGGGCATGACCAGCCTCGCCATAACCGACCATGGGAACATGTTCGGAGCCTTGCGTTTCTATAATGCAGCCAGGGATGCAGGCATCAAACCGATCATCGGTTGTGAATTCTACTGTAACCCTGCAGGCCATACCGAACGACCGGCTCCCGGCGGTAGGAAACCCAATCAGTACCACCTCATCCTTTTGGCAATCAATGAGAAAGGCTACCACAACCTGATGGAGCTCAACTCCCTTTCCTATACACAGGGATTCTATTTCAAACCCCGCATCGATGATGAGCTTTTGGTCAAATACAACGAAGGGGTCATCTGTCTTTCGGCATGCCTGGGTGGGGAAATTCTGCAGCACCTGCTCAACGACCAATACGAGAAAGCCAAGGAACGCGCCCTCTGGTTTTCCTCGGTCTTCGACGACGGCCGCTACTATCTGGAAATGCAGGACCACAACCTGCCTGATCAGAAGCGGACCAATCCCCTGCTCAAGCAGCTCAGCGAGGAGACCGGCATCCCCTTGGTTTGTACCAATGACATCCATTACATAGAGAAAGACGATGCTAACGCCCAGGACCTACTCTTATGCGTAGGCACCAACTCCAAGAAGAATGATCCCGACCGCATGCGGTTTCCCAATCAGGAATTCTACATGAAAAGCGAAGAGCAAATGGCATCAATCTTCAGCTGGTGTCCGGAAGCTTTGGAGAATACTGGAAAAATTGCCGATCGCTGCAACCTTGAGATTCACTTGCCGGGGCCACTGTTGCCCGACTTCGAAGTTCCCCAAGGCTTCGAGGGACCGGCACACTATCTGCGTCACCTCTCCCACGAAGGCCTGAAGAAACGCTATAGCGTGGTTACCGAGGAGTTGACCAAGCGCTTGGACTATGAGCTGGATGTCATCATCAAGATGAAGTTCGAAGGGTACTTCCTCATTGTCATGGATTATATCCAATGGGCGAAGAAACACGACATTCCTGTTGGACCGGGCCGCGGCTCGGGAGCCGGTTCCTTGGTTGCCTATTCCATCGATATCACCGACGTCGACCCCATCAAGTACAACCTGCTGTTCGAACGATTCCTCAACCCCGAACGGGTGAGCATGCCCGACTTCGATATCGACTTCTGCTTCGAACGGAGGCAGGAGGTCATCAACTACGTTACCGAACATTACGGGACCGAACGGGTGGCCCAGATCGCCACCTTCGGGACGTTGAAAGCCAAAGCTGTCGTCAAGGATGTCGCCCGCGTCCTGGACATCCCCTTCGATGAATCGAACAACATCTGCAAGCTCATCCCGGACGACCCCAAAATGACGCTCGCCAAGGCTTTCGAGCAGAACAAGGAGTTGGTTGAACTCGAACAGAAGGGAGGCATCTACGCCGAACTCTTTGATGCCGCCCGTCGCCTTGAAGGTCTGAACAGGCATACTTCCACCCACGCCGCAGGAGTGGTTATCGGCAAGGAAGAACTGGTCAACTATGTACCGCTGTATCGTGATGCCAAGACTGGAGCCATCTCCACCCAGTACACCATGGACCTCATCGAGGAGTGCGGGTTGGTAAAAATGGACTTTCTGGGTCTCAAGACGCTGACACTGATCAAACACACCGAGGACCTGATCCACAAGAAGGATCCGAAGTTTACCAGTACCGCAATAGACGAGAAGGACCCAAAGACCTTTGAAATGCTCTGCCGTGGAGATAGTACGGCTGTCTTCCAGTTTGAAAGCCAGGGAATGCAGAACATCCTCAAGGAGGCGAAGCCCTCCAACATCGAGGACCTGGTCGCCCTCAACGCCCTCTATCGCCCCGGTCCGATGGCCTATATCCCCCAGTTCGTCAACTGCAAGCTCGGCCGTCAACCCATCACCTATGCAAATCCGGAACTGGAAGAGGAGCTGAAAACCACTTACGGAGTCATTGTCTACCAGGAACAGGTTATGAAGGTAGCCCAGATCATAGCCGGCTATTCGCTGGGTGGTGCTGATATTCTCAGGCGCATCATGGGTAAGAAAAAGGTTGCAGCCCTTGAGAAGGAGAAGGTTAAGTTCATTGCCGGAGCGAAGGCTCTCGGTCGCAGTGAGCAACACGCCGCGGAAATCTTTGAGATGCTCGAGCCCTTTGCAGGCTACGGCTTCAACAAGAGCCATGCAGTGGCCTACTCGGTCGTCGCCTACCAGACAGCCTTCCTCAAGGCTAACTATCCAGCAGAATTCTGGGCGGCCAACCTCACCAACGAGATGGGCAGCCCCGATAAGTTCAGCGAGTATCTGCAGGTGGCAAAGGACCAAGGTCTGGAGATACTCCCCCCCTCGGTCAACTACTCGGACAAGCACTTCTCCGTTGTAAACGGAAAAATCGTTTACGGTCTTGCCGGCATAAAGAACGTCGGAGAGGGAGTGGTGGAGCTATTGGTCAGTGAGCGTGAGGCGCACGGTCCCTATAAGGACCTCTTGGATTTTTTGACCCGCCTCGATGCAAAGGCTATGAACACCAAGCTCTTGGAGTCACTGATAAAAGCAGGTGCCTTCGATACCCTGGGGACCAACCGCCCCACCCTGTTGGAAAACCTCGGCGATGCCATTACATATGTGCAAAAGCGCAAGGAAGCAACCGCTTTCGGACAGATTTCCCTCTTCGATGATGAAACAGAGGCCTCGATGGAGACGTTTACCATGAAGCCGGCCGAGGATTGGAAGCTGCCCGAAAAGCTGGAAATGGAAAAAGGCCTGTTGGGATTCTATATCTCCGGACACCCCCTGGATGCCTTTTCCCAGGCGATCAACCAGCGGGTTACGGCCAATACGGCACACCTTGAGAATGTTGCATTCAATCGACCCACCAACATTATAGCCATGGTCAGCTCAATCAGACCCTTCACCACCCAGAAGGGTGGCATCATGGCCTTCCTGCAGCTAACCGACCGCAACGCAACGTTCGATGCAACCTTGTTTCCCAAAACGTTTGAGCAGTACCGGGACCTGTTGCATGTCGATGGCATCTACGGCTTTGTCGGCAAGTTCGACAACTCCCGGGGCAACGACAAGATTTCCTACCTGATCGAGCAAATCTTTGAGGACCCCAACCAGCTTGCCCCGATTGCCGTCTCCCGCTGCCACATTGAATTGGAGAAATCCTTCTGCAGTACCGAGCATATCTCCCATTTGCGCGACACCTGTCTTTCCTATGGAGGAAACTGCAGTGTCATGCTTCATTTCAGGATGGAAGGTGAGAGCATGCCGATCACCGTCGAGTGCGGTCGTGAATTTTCAGTTCGGTACTGCAATGAGATAGAAGAGACGGTGAAGGAAAATCCCTCGGTATTGAACATTTGGTTCGACTAA
- a CDS encoding YggT family protein, producing the protein MNQTYYDGGVPIIPASSNVFMTIASIAASLLSFYSLLIWLRIVLTWIRIPGQLQENPLAALLGKIVDPYLTWFRGISSLKRSKLDLTPLVALAVLSVVQSMLRLYGSYGRLTIGMVFALVLQTLWSYLISPVFWFLIVLLGIRLFFCYKRSPQTISYITMLDSMIGGVLNWVQNLFYPKKAINDRQLITTSLIFFIACYIGSSLLLRFMIGFFTNLGF; encoded by the coding sequence ATGAACCAAACCTACTATGACGGCGGGGTTCCCATTATACCGGCATCTTCCAATGTCTTCATGACCATTGCCTCGATTGCCGCTTCCCTACTCTCATTCTATTCGTTGCTGATCTGGCTCAGAATTGTTCTGACGTGGATTCGCATTCCCGGTCAGCTCCAGGAAAATCCGCTAGCCGCCCTGCTGGGTAAAATCGTCGACCCTTACCTCACCTGGTTCAGGGGAATCAGCAGCCTCAAACGAAGCAAATTGGACCTTACCCCGTTGGTTGCCCTGGCGGTGCTTTCGGTGGTTCAGTCGATGCTGCGCCTCTACGGCTCGTATGGACGGCTTACGATAGGCATGGTCTTCGCCTTGGTCCTGCAGACGCTCTGGTCCTACCTTATCAGTCCAGTCTTCTGGTTCCTGATTGTCCTTTTGGGCATCCGGCTCTTTTTCTGCTACAAGCGCAGTCCACAGACCATCAGCTATATCACGATGCTCGACTCCATGATCGGCGGGGTGCTCAATTGGGTGCAGAATCTTTTCTACCCCAAGAAAGCCATCAATGACCGGCAACTGATCACCACCAGCCTCATCTTCTTCATTGCCTGCTATATAGGCTCTTCGTTGCTGCTGCGTTTCATGATTGGTTTCTTCACAAACCTTGGATTCTGA
- the recG gene encoding ATP-dependent DNA helicase RecG translates to MAYVRGLKQPITELSGVGPAAKAAYLELGISTYSDLLLLSPRTWEDRSEVHPLGGLEDAQMANTLVEVLSHSYFGLKAGKKRTLKILVRDVSGLGDGRLSLLCFGRNFLEKTIKVGRIYYLYGSVNRNRGELQCSQFELYPATEDGDFPKQFGQILPIYPLRGSLSQRLIRTNMKAVLASVDTFEDEMTASMRENYHLLSTDQAIRAYHFPPSVEVLHQAHRTLALTELFYLQLVARRHKSLQQRSTRTGPSIPTKLELKCIETLPFSLTGDQITSLTEIRQDLDSDMPMNRLLQGDVGSGKTLVAWISALHVLSQKGQVAFMAPTELLARQHAESGAALLEKLGIRLAFLTGSVKNKERRLLLEAIKGGEVDIIIGTHALFSAEVAFRNLRYVIIDEQHRFGVEQRLALLEKAQVPDLLLMTATPIPRTLSLTVFGNLNVSTLRTMPAGRKPVITHLVNEQSRKRMYQAVGVEFQRGHQAYFVYPRIDDSGESDLRDVNNMYEFLKNEYPTVPSALIHSKLDEEEKVHILKEYQGGRIAYLVSTSVVEVGIDIPNATCMVIEHADRFGLSALHQLRGRVGRSVLQSYCFLVFGDELTDEAKQRLKVMKESNDGFYIAEQDLLIRGPGELTGTRQSGYLKLIYASLTDDLPLIEIARNEADHILESDPGLLQVEHEPIRATLANAPPFEEEHSEA, encoded by the coding sequence ATGGCATATGTCCGTGGCCTGAAACAGCCCATTACCGAGCTCAGCGGAGTGGGCCCAGCCGCAAAGGCTGCGTATCTCGAGCTCGGCATCAGTACGTACAGCGACCTGCTTCTGCTCTCTCCGAGAACCTGGGAAGACCGCAGTGAAGTACACCCATTGGGGGGCCTTGAGGACGCCCAAATGGCCAATACCCTGGTCGAAGTGCTCTCCCACTCCTACTTCGGTCTGAAGGCAGGCAAGAAACGTACCTTAAAAATTTTGGTGCGTGATGTTTCGGGCCTTGGTGATGGCAGACTGAGTCTGCTCTGCTTTGGTCGCAACTTCCTGGAAAAAACCATCAAGGTCGGGAGAATCTACTACCTCTACGGCAGCGTAAACCGAAACAGGGGGGAACTGCAATGTTCCCAGTTCGAGCTGTATCCAGCAACCGAGGATGGCGATTTTCCCAAACAGTTTGGACAGATTTTGCCCATCTATCCGCTTCGGGGATCACTGAGCCAGCGCCTGATCAGGACCAATATGAAGGCAGTGCTTGCAAGCGTTGATACCTTTGAGGATGAAATGACTGCCTCGATGCGTGAGAATTACCACCTATTGAGTACCGACCAAGCTATCAGGGCCTACCATTTCCCACCCTCGGTCGAGGTCCTCCACCAAGCCCACAGGACGCTTGCCCTGACCGAACTTTTCTATTTGCAGTTGGTTGCACGCAGGCACAAAAGCCTACAGCAGCGCAGCACAAGAACCGGGCCGAGCATTCCTACCAAGTTGGAACTGAAGTGCATAGAGACCCTTCCCTTCAGCCTGACAGGCGATCAGATAACCAGCCTCACGGAAATTCGTCAGGACCTGGACAGCGACATGCCCATGAACCGCCTTCTGCAAGGCGATGTCGGCAGCGGTAAAACCTTGGTCGCTTGGATCAGCGCCCTGCATGTCCTCTCCCAAAAAGGCCAGGTCGCCTTCATGGCTCCTACCGAACTCTTGGCCCGTCAGCACGCCGAGTCGGGGGCCGCTCTTTTGGAAAAGCTGGGTATCAGGCTTGCCTTCCTGACAGGATCGGTGAAAAACAAGGAACGTAGGCTTCTGCTTGAAGCCATCAAAGGCGGGGAAGTAGACATCATTATCGGCACCCATGCGCTTTTCTCCGCCGAGGTTGCCTTTCGCAACCTGCGGTATGTCATCATCGATGAACAGCATCGCTTTGGTGTCGAGCAGCGGCTCGCCCTCCTGGAAAAAGCCCAGGTCCCCGATTTGCTGCTCATGACCGCAACCCCCATTCCACGCACCCTCTCCTTGACGGTGTTTGGAAACCTCAATGTCTCCACCTTGCGAACCATGCCTGCCGGCAGAAAGCCGGTGATCACCCACCTGGTCAACGAACAGAGCCGTAAGCGTATGTACCAAGCAGTCGGGGTGGAATTCCAAAGGGGCCACCAAGCCTACTTTGTCTATCCGCGCATCGATGACAGCGGGGAAAGCGACCTGCGTGATGTGAATAACATGTATGAATTTCTCAAGAACGAGTACCCTACCGTCCCCTCCGCCCTGATTCACAGCAAGCTCGATGAGGAGGAGAAAGTACACATCCTCAAGGAATATCAGGGAGGCAGGATTGCCTACTTGGTTTCCACCAGTGTCGTGGAGGTCGGCATCGACATCCCCAATGCCACGTGCATGGTCATCGAGCATGCCGACCGATTCGGACTTTCGGCATTGCATCAGCTGCGCGGGCGTGTCGGACGTTCGGTATTGCAGTCCTACTGCTTTTTGGTCTTCGGTGATGAGCTTACCGATGAGGCAAAGCAAAGGTTGAAGGTGATGAAGGAGTCGAATGATGGATTCTACATCGCCGAACAGGATCTTTTGATCCGCGGCCCGGGAGAGCTTACCGGAACCAGACAGTCGGGATACCTCAAGCTCATCTACGCTTCGCTGACCGATGATCTCCCCCTCATCGAGATCGCCCGCAACGAAGCCGACCATATTCTGGAGAGCGATCCCGGCCTTCTGCAAGTCGAGCATGAGCCGATCAGGGCCACTCTCGCCAACGCCCCACCCTTTGAAGAAGAGCACAGCGAGGCTTAA
- the rsmD gene encoding 16S rRNA (guanine(966)-N(2))-methyltransferase RsmD, whose amino-acid sequence MSRSGPLSPTPHPLKKSTARLKKATCISGLRLLSSRSEVYSMRITGGIYRGRTVACPPGIIRPAMDMMRESLFSILGNLEGKSWLDLFTGSGCVGIEAASRGASLVHLVEKDRLKRTTILENISMVESEITLFMADVHRFIPTAKRQYDIVYADPPFPMQGKVGLAQAVDKQKLLTPTGLFIIHYPSEEKGQWPEQVGNLVCYDQRKYGRSTLRFYKNTQDAGEHNA is encoded by the coding sequence ATGAGCCGATCAGGGCCACTCTCGCCAACGCCCCACCCTTTGAAGAAGAGCACAGCGAGGCTTAAAAAGGCAACTTGCATAAGTGGGCTCAGGTTACTATCATCAAGGAGTGAGGTGTACAGTATGCGCATAACCGGAGGAATCTATCGGGGAAGGACAGTTGCCTGTCCCCCGGGAATCATAAGACCTGCAATGGATATGATGCGGGAGTCGCTCTTCTCCATCCTGGGCAACCTGGAGGGAAAGAGCTGGCTGGACTTATTCACCGGCAGCGGTTGCGTCGGCATTGAAGCCGCAAGCCGTGGTGCTTCCCTTGTACACCTCGTAGAAAAGGACCGGCTCAAGCGAACCACCATTTTGGAGAACATCAGCATGGTGGAGAGCGAAATAACTCTCTTCATGGCCGATGTCCATCGATTCATCCCTACCGCCAAGCGTCAGTATGACATTGTGTATGCAGACCCTCCCTTCCCCATGCAGGGAAAGGTCGGCCTTGCCCAGGCAGTGGACAAGCAGAAGCTGCTCACACCCACAGGATTGTTCATTATCCACTATCCTTCAGAAGAGAAGGGCCAGTGGCCTGAGCAGGTGGGAAACCTGGTCTGTTACGACCAGCGTAAATATGGCAGAAGCACCCTCCGCTTCTACAAAAATACCCAAGATGCGGGAGAACATAATGCATAA
- a CDS encoding acyl-[acyl-carrier-protein] thioesterase, whose amino-acid sequence MHNDLALIDENNIATSTFMTYSYETDCFSEARLAFYFQIVQEAAGVHAALRGCSIPSLHTEGKTWVITRSSMEVFRYTAWNEAIKIETWAQEPIRLHLPRVVKGYDNVGNPVFIAKTHWAIIDLDSGRPCRPMDMSLRIGLPPASDEAHHLDMTLPRKQDEVELELLSSYKPIIAYLDTDRNLHVNNISYLNWALESLPASFRNRCKVSSVDVSYLRQTYLEDDLNVYTYSKDQKALFTDDPILEHRILRKEKDGSTTLVWLGTTSWKRREDLR is encoded by the coding sequence ATGCATAACGACCTTGCCTTGATCGATGAGAACAACATAGCCACAAGCACCTTCATGACCTACAGCTACGAGACAGACTGCTTCTCCGAAGCGCGATTGGCCTTCTATTTCCAGATCGTCCAGGAGGCTGCAGGCGTGCACGCCGCCTTGCGTGGCTGTTCCATCCCTTCCCTGCATACAGAGGGAAAGACTTGGGTTATCACCCGCAGCAGCATGGAAGTCTTTCGTTACACCGCCTGGAATGAGGCGATCAAGATCGAGACCTGGGCGCAGGAGCCGATCAGGCTGCACCTACCGCGCGTGGTCAAAGGCTATGACAATGTGGGCAACCCCGTCTTCATTGCAAAAACACACTGGGCCATCATTGATTTGGACAGCGGCAGACCTTGCCGTCCGATGGATATGTCGCTGCGCATCGGCCTTCCCCCTGCTTCCGATGAGGCTCACCATCTGGATATGACGCTTCCGAGGAAACAGGATGAGGTGGAACTTGAGCTTCTGAGCAGCTACAAACCCATCATCGCCTACCTGGACACCGACAGAAACCTGCATGTAAACAACATTTCCTATCTCAACTGGGCCCTGGAAAGTCTTCCTGCATCCTTTCGCAACCGTTGCAAGGTTTCTAGTGTGGATGTCTCCTACCTCAGGCAGACGTATCTGGAGGATGACTTGAACGTGTATACCTACTCCAAAGACCAAAAGGCTCTCTTTACCGATGATCCGATACTGGAGCACAGGATTTTGCGCAAGGAGAAGGATGGTAGTACCACCTTGGTATGGCTCGGAACAACAAGCTGGAAACGAAGGGAAGATCTTAGATAA
- the lspA gene encoding signal peptidase II, whose protein sequence is MGQNKRSYLPLLLTFCIILADQLSKAWIVKHIAENTVGFQYWGDFLAIVHVRNTAIAFSMGDSLPLLIKLLFFIIIPIILVIVVFFVYFSKRFDLSVFHRWVLALFLGGGIGNLIDRIFRSFRVVDFISVKVYGFLGFERWPTWNIADASLVISGILLAISILFEQSESKEGKHV, encoded by the coding sequence ATGGGACAAAACAAACGAAGTTACCTACCGCTCTTGCTCACTTTTTGTATTATCCTAGCAGACCAGCTTTCCAAGGCTTGGATTGTGAAGCACATCGCTGAGAACACGGTTGGTTTTCAATATTGGGGTGATTTCCTGGCTATTGTCCATGTACGCAACACGGCCATCGCCTTCAGCATGGGCGACAGTCTGCCTTTGCTCATCAAGTTGTTGTTCTTTATCATTATCCCCATTATTCTGGTCATCGTCGTATTTTTCGTCTATTTTTCCAAGCGTTTTGACCTTAGTGTATTCCACCGTTGGGTGCTCGCCCTTTTTTTGGGAGGAGGCATCGGCAACCTGATCGACCGGATTTTCCGAAGCTTCAGGGTGGTGGATTTCATCAGTGTAAAAGTCTATGGATTTTTAGGCTTCGAACGTTGGCCGACTTGGAATATTGCTGATGCCTCTCTGGTCATCAGCGGTATCCTGCTTGCAATCAGCATTCTGTTCGAACAATCGGAATCCAAGGAAGGAAAGCATGTCTAA
- a CDS encoding Nif3-like dinuclear metal center hexameric protein: MKRSELVSYLDAYLEVASFTGIDRSLNSLVVGPADRQVGRVAFAVDACQSTFEEAIKAKADLLVVHHGLFWGEPLAVCGPHYTRLKTLIEGNLDLYAAHLPLDAHPEVGNNSVMARKLGLKDIQSFAPYKGCMLGCKGNLGEGRTAQWIAKQLGFVDPVILPFGNELITQVGIVSGGASSDVLAAMAEGLDCFITGEFEHQNYHDAAEGGITVIAGGHYMTETFGLQALMEHLKQKFGLQVIFVANPTGL; this comes from the coding sequence ATGAAACGTAGTGAACTTGTCTCCTATCTTGATGCATATCTAGAAGTTGCCTCCTTTACTGGCATCGATCGGTCGCTTAACTCACTTGTTGTTGGGCCGGCAGACAGACAGGTGGGAAGAGTAGCTTTTGCCGTCGATGCATGTCAGTCTACCTTTGAAGAGGCGATCAAGGCAAAAGCGGACCTGTTGGTTGTGCACCATGGCCTGTTCTGGGGCGAGCCGCTTGCCGTATGCGGGCCTCACTACACCCGATTGAAAACCCTCATCGAAGGGAACCTTGACTTGTATGCAGCCCACCTGCCGTTGGACGCCCACCCGGAGGTGGGCAACAATAGTGTCATGGCAAGAAAGCTTGGGCTGAAGGACATCCAAAGTTTTGCACCCTACAAGGGATGCATGCTCGGCTGCAAGGGAAATCTTGGTGAAGGCCGCACGGCACAGTGGATTGCAAAGCAGTTGGGTTTTGTTGATCCTGTTATCCTTCCCTTCGGCAATGAGCTGATCACACAGGTGGGTATTGTCAGCGGCGGCGCAAGTTCCGATGTGCTTGCAGCCATGGCTGAAGGCCTTGATTGTTTCATAACCGGCGAGTTTGAGCATCAGAACTATCACGATGCCGCCGAGGGCGGGATCACCGTAATTGCAGGGGGGCACTATATGACCGAAACATTCGGCTTGCAGGCACTTATGGAGCACCTCAAGCAGAAGTTCGGGCTTCAAGTCATCTTTGTTGCCAACCCAACCGGGTTATAG